The following coding sequences are from one Capsicum annuum cultivar UCD-10X-F1 chromosome 3, UCD10Xv1.1, whole genome shotgun sequence window:
- the LOC107861837 gene encoding probable CoA ligase CCL8 isoform X1 produces MSSFTLLNHFRNPLPPLFYSPFPFNFSPPSFNASTIPYSPIKSTLGSSRSRVFSTASNISSYMELVKEVTSKRPESQEDIAIQADKKSYTYLQLVSSARRISNLLSNLDLKTGTGVKRNADLDGARVGIVAKPGAEFVAGVLGTWLSGGVAVPLALSYPETELLHVMNDADISVILSTEDHQELMNTVAVKTGAGLSLIPPIPDGNLSTQHDHAKDVDLPEIRNCGEDPALILYTSGTTGKPKGVVHTHKGTLAQVQMLAEAWEYTSKDTFLHCLPLHHVHGLFNALLAPLYAGSTVNFMPKFSVRGIWQRWRESYPADGAKVDNAITVFTGVPTMYTRLIQGYEAMDPELKAASASASRHLRLMMCGSSALPLPIMQQWETITGHRLLERYGMTEFVMAISNPIRGKRKGGTVGKPLPSVQAKILLDDDSGSDKTGVGELCVKSPSLFKEYWNLPEVTKQSFTDDGFFKTGDAVTVDEDGYYIILGRTNADIMKVGGYKLSALEIEAVLLEHPAISECVVLGLPDKDYGEVVCAVVVPDAELKRKRDEELKPALSLHELSSWARERLAPYKVPRQLFVWDSLPRNAMGKVNKKELKRKLADDPK; encoded by the exons ATGAGTTCATTTACGTTACTCAACCACTTTCGCAACCCTCTTCCTCCTCTCTTTTACTCTCCATTTCCATTCAATTTTTCGCCGCCCTCTTTCAATGCATCTACTATTCCCTATTCTCCTATAAAATCTACCTTAGGCTCCTCTCGATCTCGAGTTTTCTCTACCG CTTCAAATATTAGTAGCTATATGGAGCTAGTGAAAGAAGTTACCAGCAAGAGACCTGAGTCCCAGGAGGATATTGCAATACAAGCTGATAAGAAGAGTTACACTTATCTTCAACTGGTGTCATCTGCAAGGAGGATATCAAATTTGTTAAGCAACCTAGATCTTAAAACT GGCACCGGCGTTAAAAGAAATGCAGATCTTGATGGAGCAAGAGTAGGAATTGTAGCCAAACCCGGTGCTGAGTTTGTTGCTGGAGTACTAGGGACTTGGCTTAGTGGAGGTGTTGCAGTCCCTCTTGCTCTAAGCTACCCAGAAACCGAACTGCTACATGTGATGAATGATGCG GACATCTCGGTAATTCTGAGCACTGAAGACCACCAAGAACTTATGAATACGGTCGCAGTTAAAACTGGTGCCGGTTTGTCGCTTATTCCTCCTATTCCTGATGGAAATTTATCAACTCAGCATGACCATGCAAAAGATGTGGATTTACCGGAAATAAGGAACTGTG GCGAGGATCCAGCTTTGATCTTGTACACCAGTGGTACAACAGGGAAGCCAAAAGGAGTAGTCCATACTCACAAAGGAACATTAGCTCAG GTCCAAATGTTAGCAGAGGCATGGGAATACACGTCCAAGGACACATTTCTTCACTGTCTGCCACTTCATC ATGTGCATGGGCTCTTCAATGCTTTACTTGCCCCTCTTTATGCCGGTTCCACG gTCAACTTCATGCCAAAATTCAGCGTGAGAGGGATTTGGCAGAGATGGCGTGAATCTTATCCTGCAGATGGAGCTAAAGTGGATAATGCCATAACAGTGTTCACCGGA GTTCCTACGATGTATACACGATTAATACAAGGTTATGAAGCAATGGATCCAGAACTGAAAGCAGCTTCTGCTTCAGCATCAAGACACTTACGTCTTATG ATGTGTGGTTCATCAGCACTTCCTTTGCCCATCATGCAGCAGTGGGAAACAATTACAGGGCATCGGTTATTAGAACGTTATGGCATGACAGAG TTTGTGATGGCTATATCTAATCCCATTAGAGGCAAACGCAAAGGAGGTACTGTTGGCAAGCCCTTACCAAGTGTCCAG GCCAAGATCCTTTTGGATGATGATAGTGGTAGTGATAAAACTGGAGTAGGGGAGCTTTGCGTCAAGAGCCCTTCGTTGTTCAAAGAATATTGGAACCTACCCGAG GTAACCAAGCAATCATTTACTGATGATGGGTTCTTCAAGACTGGAGACGCTGTTACAGTGGATGAAGATGGGTATTACATCATTTTGGGAC GGACCAACGCTGATATTATGAAGGTCGGTGGATACAAGTTATCAGCATTGGAAATTGAAGCAGTTCTGTTGGAG CATCCAGCTATATCAGAGTGTGTTGTGTTAGGATTACCAGACAAAGACTACGGTGAAGTAGTATGTGCAGTTGTTGTTCCAGACGCTGAGCTCAAAAGAAAGCGAGATGAGGAATTAAAGCCTGCACTAAGCTTGCATGAACTATCAAGTTGGGCAAGAGAGAGACTAGCACCTTATAAG GTACCTCGTCAGCTGTTCGTGTGGGACTCTCTGCCTCGCAATGCTATGGGGAAG GTTAATAAAAAGGAGCTGAAGAGAAAACTGGCTGATGATCCAAAATAA
- the LOC107861837 gene encoding probable CoA ligase CCL8 isoform X2, producing MELVKEVTSKRPESQEDIAIQADKKSYTYLQLVSSARRISNLLSNLDLKTGTGVKRNADLDGARVGIVAKPGAEFVAGVLGTWLSGGVAVPLALSYPETELLHVMNDADISVILSTEDHQELMNTVAVKTGAGLSLIPPIPDGNLSTQHDHAKDVDLPEIRNCGEDPALILYTSGTTGKPKGVVHTHKGTLAQVQMLAEAWEYTSKDTFLHCLPLHHVHGLFNALLAPLYAGSTVNFMPKFSVRGIWQRWRESYPADGAKVDNAITVFTGVPTMYTRLIQGYEAMDPELKAASASASRHLRLMMCGSSALPLPIMQQWETITGHRLLERYGMTEFVMAISNPIRGKRKGGTVGKPLPSVQAKILLDDDSGSDKTGVGELCVKSPSLFKEYWNLPEVTKQSFTDDGFFKTGDAVTVDEDGYYIILGRTNADIMKVGGYKLSALEIEAVLLEHPAISECVVLGLPDKDYGEVVCAVVVPDAELKRKRDEELKPALSLHELSSWARERLAPYKVPRQLFVWDSLPRNAMGKVNKKELKRKLADDPK from the exons ATGGAGCTAGTGAAAGAAGTTACCAGCAAGAGACCTGAGTCCCAGGAGGATATTGCAATACAAGCTGATAAGAAGAGTTACACTTATCTTCAACTGGTGTCATCTGCAAGGAGGATATCAAATTTGTTAAGCAACCTAGATCTTAAAACT GGCACCGGCGTTAAAAGAAATGCAGATCTTGATGGAGCAAGAGTAGGAATTGTAGCCAAACCCGGTGCTGAGTTTGTTGCTGGAGTACTAGGGACTTGGCTTAGTGGAGGTGTTGCAGTCCCTCTTGCTCTAAGCTACCCAGAAACCGAACTGCTACATGTGATGAATGATGCG GACATCTCGGTAATTCTGAGCACTGAAGACCACCAAGAACTTATGAATACGGTCGCAGTTAAAACTGGTGCCGGTTTGTCGCTTATTCCTCCTATTCCTGATGGAAATTTATCAACTCAGCATGACCATGCAAAAGATGTGGATTTACCGGAAATAAGGAACTGTG GCGAGGATCCAGCTTTGATCTTGTACACCAGTGGTACAACAGGGAAGCCAAAAGGAGTAGTCCATACTCACAAAGGAACATTAGCTCAG GTCCAAATGTTAGCAGAGGCATGGGAATACACGTCCAAGGACACATTTCTTCACTGTCTGCCACTTCATC ATGTGCATGGGCTCTTCAATGCTTTACTTGCCCCTCTTTATGCCGGTTCCACG gTCAACTTCATGCCAAAATTCAGCGTGAGAGGGATTTGGCAGAGATGGCGTGAATCTTATCCTGCAGATGGAGCTAAAGTGGATAATGCCATAACAGTGTTCACCGGA GTTCCTACGATGTATACACGATTAATACAAGGTTATGAAGCAATGGATCCAGAACTGAAAGCAGCTTCTGCTTCAGCATCAAGACACTTACGTCTTATG ATGTGTGGTTCATCAGCACTTCCTTTGCCCATCATGCAGCAGTGGGAAACAATTACAGGGCATCGGTTATTAGAACGTTATGGCATGACAGAG TTTGTGATGGCTATATCTAATCCCATTAGAGGCAAACGCAAAGGAGGTACTGTTGGCAAGCCCTTACCAAGTGTCCAG GCCAAGATCCTTTTGGATGATGATAGTGGTAGTGATAAAACTGGAGTAGGGGAGCTTTGCGTCAAGAGCCCTTCGTTGTTCAAAGAATATTGGAACCTACCCGAG GTAACCAAGCAATCATTTACTGATGATGGGTTCTTCAAGACTGGAGACGCTGTTACAGTGGATGAAGATGGGTATTACATCATTTTGGGAC GGACCAACGCTGATATTATGAAGGTCGGTGGATACAAGTTATCAGCATTGGAAATTGAAGCAGTTCTGTTGGAG CATCCAGCTATATCAGAGTGTGTTGTGTTAGGATTACCAGACAAAGACTACGGTGAAGTAGTATGTGCAGTTGTTGTTCCAGACGCTGAGCTCAAAAGAAAGCGAGATGAGGAATTAAAGCCTGCACTAAGCTTGCATGAACTATCAAGTTGGGCAAGAGAGAGACTAGCACCTTATAAG GTACCTCGTCAGCTGTTCGTGTGGGACTCTCTGCCTCGCAATGCTATGGGGAAG GTTAATAAAAAGGAGCTGAAGAGAAAACTGGCTGATGATCCAAAATAA
- the LOC107861838 gene encoding protein NRT1/ PTR FAMILY 1.2 — MVMEQEMTELLSLDQSKKMEDSEKQTSPPPSSSHSSPIPIKSRKKGGLITMPFIIANEALEKVGSYGVLPNMTFYLMRDYRLGVTSAQNLLFFWSAATNFLPLVGAFVADSYLGRFLAIGLGSIFSFLGTFVLWLTAMIPKARPPPCNQPGQACKSTTPSQFMLLVFSFMLMSIGAGGIRPCSLAFGANQVDRGDNPNRVKVLETFFAWYYTSSIVSVLIALTGIVYLQDRLGWKIGFGVPTILMFLSAVFFFLASPFYIKQKVRTNLFGSFVQVIVAACKNRKLPYPNENSDYHHKNGSGPQVPTEKLRFLNKACIVKSPEDVKPNGVAANPWNLCTVEQVEELKAVIRIIPLWSTGIMLSINLSQSSFPLLQAQSMNRHLTKGFQIPAGSFGMFLMIALTIWVFLYDRVMLPLASKIKGRPVRLKPIVRMGLGIVVSSISMLVAGIVEHIRRKRAINQGLLNNSQGLVEMSAMWLIIPNSLNGIAEAFTAIGSTEFFYCELPKSMSSLASALFGLGMAVANLLASVILSAVDKYTRGEGKESWITSDINKGHYEYYYWLLAVLTAFNLLYFLVCSWAYGPSAEIDITERMMEASDDDGDDLPQQNISTPGLKSH, encoded by the exons ATGGTAATGGAGCAGGAGATGACAGAGCTTCTATCTTTAGACCAATCAAAAAAAATGGAGGATTCGGAGAAACAAacttctcctcctccttcttcttctcattcTTCTCCAATTCCAATTAAAAGTAGAAAAAAGGGTGGCTTAATTACCATGCCTTTTATTATAG CAAATGAGGCACTGGAGAAAGTGGGAAGCTATGGAGTTTTACCAAATATGACATTTTATCTAATGAGAGATTACAGATTGGGGGTTACAAGTGCTCAAAATTTGCTGTTTTTTTGGTCAGCAGCTACTAATTTCTTGCCTCTTGTTGGAGCTTTTGTTGCTGATTCATATTTGGGTCGATTTCTTGCTATTGGCCTTGGTTCCATCTTCAGCTTCCTG GGAACATTTGTGTTGTGGTTAACAGCAATGATTCCGAAAGCAAGGCCTCCGCCTTGCAATCAACCAGGACAGGCTTGTAAATCTACAACGCCATCACAATTCATGCTCTTGGTTTTCTCGTTTATGCTCATGTCAATTGGTGCTGGAGGTATAAGACCGTGTTCTTTAGCCTTTGGTGCTAACCAGGTTGACAGGGGAGATAATCCCAACAGGGTAAAGGTGTTGGAGACTTTCTTTGCCTGGTATTATACTTCATCCATAGTCTCTGTTCTGATTGCCCTGACGGGTATTGTTTACCTTCAAGACAGATTGGGGTGGAAAATTGGTTTTGGAGTTCCTACAATTCTCATGTTCTTATCTGCAGTGTTTTTCTTCCTCGCTTCTCCTTTTTATATCAAGCAAAAGGTTCGCACAAACTTGTTTGGTAGTTTTGTACAAGTAATTGTCGCTGCCTGCAAGAATAGGAAACTCCCGTACCCCAATGAGAACTCTGATTACCATCACAAGAATGGTTCAGGACCTCAAGTGCCAACGGAGAAGTTGAGATTCTTAAACAAAGCTTGCATTGTTAAAAGCCCTGAAGATGTTAAGCCAAATGGAGTTGCAGCCAATCCATGGAACCTTTGCACAGTGGAGCAAGTTGAGGAGCTAAAAGCCGTCATTAGAATCATCCCACTCTGGTCGACGGGGATCATGCTATCAATAAACTTGAGCCAAAGTTCATTCCCTCTACTACAAGCTCAATCCATGAATAGACATCTAACTAAAGGATTCCAAATTCCAGCTGGGTCATTTGGTATGTTTTTGATGATCGCGTTAACAATTTGGGTTTTTCTCTATGACCGGGTGATGCTTCCATTGGCATCAAAAATCAAAGGAAGACCAGTTCGTCTAAAACCTATAGTCAGAATGGGACTCGGCATAGTAGTCTCTTCCATATCCATGTTAGTCGCTGGTATCGTGGAACATATTCGACGAAAGAGAGCGATCAATCAAGGGCTCTTGAATAACTCGCAGGGGTTGGTGGAGATGTCCGCAATGTGGCTCATAATACCAAACAGTTTAAACGGGATAGCAGAGGCATTCACCGCCATTGGATCCACAGAGTTCTTCTATTGCGAGCTCCCAAAGAGTATGTCAAGTCTTGCATCTGCTCTTTTTGGATTGGGAATGGCAGTGGCAAATCTTTTAGCAAGTGTGATTTTGAGTGCTGTGGATAAGTACACTAGAGGAGAAGGGAAAGAGAGTTGGATTACTAGCGATATCAACAAGGGACACTATGAGTATTACTATTGGCTTCTTGCTGTATTGACAGCTTTCAATCTGCTTTATTTTCTGGTTTGTAGCTGGGCTTATGGACCCTCTGCTGAAATTGACATAACTGAGAGAATGATGGAGGCaagtgatgatgatggtgatgatctGCCACAGCAGAATATATCTACACCCGGCTTGAAATCCCACTAG